One window of the Pseudomonas sp. S04 genome contains the following:
- a CDS encoding sigma-54 interaction domain-containing protein, with product MSLITHPHARELTKSVRATVLVFKDPRSQELLSRIERLAPSEANTLIIGETGTGKELVARHIHNLSRRGREPFVAVNCGAFAETLVESELFGHEKGAFTGATSNKAGWFEAANGGTLFLDEIGDLPLNMQVKLLRVLQEREVVRLGSRTPIPINVRLVAATNVNLADAVVAGHFREDLFYRLHVATIRLPPLRERPGDILPLAEFFLEEHCQRLGYNRATLSIEAERKLLDHSWPGNIRELENSIHHALLVCRNQRVAPADLHLVDMRSSGIRQEQASHAHPALSGPVDLESALQALFEQNIPDLYEHIEETIFRAAYRYCHGNQLQTGRLLNISRNIVRARLEKIGELNKPVTLEE from the coding sequence ATGTCGCTGATCACTCATCCCCACGCACGCGAATTGACCAAGTCGGTGCGCGCCACCGTGCTGGTCTTCAAGGACCCGCGCTCCCAGGAGTTGCTCAGCCGCATCGAGCGCCTGGCGCCCAGTGAAGCCAACACCCTGATCATCGGCGAGACTGGCACCGGCAAGGAGTTGGTCGCCCGCCACATCCATAACCTCAGCCGCCGTGGCCGCGAACCGTTCGTGGCGGTGAACTGCGGTGCCTTTGCCGAAACCCTGGTGGAGAGCGAACTGTTCGGCCATGAAAAGGGCGCGTTCACCGGCGCCACCAGCAACAAGGCCGGCTGGTTCGAAGCGGCCAACGGCGGCACGCTGTTTCTCGACGAGATTGGTGACTTGCCGCTGAACATGCAGGTGAAATTGCTGCGGGTATTGCAGGAGCGCGAAGTGGTGCGCCTGGGTTCGCGCACACCGATACCGATCAATGTGCGCCTGGTGGCAGCGACCAACGTCAACCTCGCGGACGCGGTGGTGGCGGGGCACTTTCGCGAAGACCTGTTCTACCGGTTGCACGTGGCGACCATCCGCCTGCCACCGCTGCGCGAACGTCCCGGCGACATCCTGCCGCTGGCCGAGTTTTTCCTCGAGGAGCACTGCCAGCGCCTGGGCTACAACCGCGCGACCCTGAGTATCGAGGCCGAACGCAAGCTGCTGGATCACAGTTGGCCAGGCAACATCCGCGAGCTGGAAAACTCCATCCACCATGCCTTGCTGGTGTGCCGTAACCAGCGTGTGGCGCCGGCCGACCTGCACCTGGTGGACATGCGCTCTTCGGGCATTCGCCAGGAGCAGGCGAGTCATGCCCACCCTGCGCTCAGCGGCCCGGTGGACCTGGAGTCGGCGTTGCAGGCGCTGTTCGAGCAGAACATCCCTGATCTCTACGAGCACATCGAAGAGACCATCTTTCGCGCCGCTTACCGTTACTGCCACGGTAACCAGTTGCAGACCGGACGCCTGCTGAACATCAGCCGCAACATCGTGCGCGCGCGGCTGGAGAAGATCGGCGAACTGAACAAGCCGGTGACCTTGGAGGAGTAA
- a CDS encoding lipase family protein, translated as MKLSHRFTFGLSVLALSMSALAAGTHVPKPDPLQGDGRVSAFYTWQEVIPATPGKLLRSEPLEKTLSLPNAASAQRILYSSTDGIDNKTPIVVSGTLFLPKGKAPAGGWPVASWGHGTVGIADVCAPSWQGRSYRDVQYLSRWLDEGYAIVATDYQGLGVPGGHPLLNNRMAAYGILDAAKAVVAGVPGLANKVLIVGQSQGGAGAFASAAYAPTYAPDLGVKGSIGTGVIYTVGAKNVGEQDVNKVDASLAYGFYTLLAAQQYDPAINPKDFYTDKALPLFEQARTSCLASLVSDVVGVGLTPANAKKDYQGDQLAAWQKQVSYPTLKLAQPIFIGTGAEDKTPAAATQVALMQDACKTGSVVEGHLYKGLGHSETVNASLKDSVPFAHKVINDQPVTPICNPSVQ; from the coding sequence ATGAAACTCAGCCACCGCTTCACCTTCGGCCTCAGCGTCCTGGCGCTGTCCATGAGCGCCCTCGCCGCCGGCACCCATGTGCCCAAGCCCGATCCACTGCAAGGCGACGGCCGCGTCTCGGCGTTCTACACCTGGCAGGAAGTGATCCCGGCCACGCCCGGCAAGTTACTGCGCAGCGAGCCGCTGGAAAAAACCCTGAGCCTGCCCAATGCCGCCAGCGCCCAGCGCATTCTCTACAGCTCCACCGACGGTATCGACAACAAGACCCCGATCGTGGTCTCCGGCACCCTGTTCCTGCCCAAGGGCAAGGCCCCGGCCGGTGGTTGGCCGGTGGCCAGTTGGGGCCACGGCACCGTGGGCATCGCCGATGTCTGCGCGCCGTCCTGGCAGGGCCGTTCCTACCGCGACGTGCAATACCTGAGCCGCTGGCTGGATGAGGGCTACGCGATTGTCGCCACCGACTATCAGGGCCTCGGCGTGCCCGGCGGGCATCCGCTGCTGAACAACCGCATGGCCGCCTACGGCATCCTCGACGCCGCCAAAGCGGTGGTCGCCGGCGTGCCGGGGCTGGCCAACAAGGTGTTGATCGTCGGCCAATCCCAGGGTGGCGCCGGGGCCTTTGCCTCGGCCGCCTATGCGCCGACCTACGCCCCGGACCTGGGGGTCAAGGGCAGCATCGGTACCGGGGTGATCTACACCGTCGGCGCGAAAAACGTCGGCGAGCAGGACGTCAACAAAGTCGATGCGTCCCTGGCCTACGGTTTCTACACCCTGCTGGCGGCCCAGCAATACGACCCGGCCATCAACCCCAAGGACTTCTACACCGACAAGGCCCTGCCGCTGTTCGAACAGGCGCGCACCAGTTGCCTGGCGTCCCTGGTCAGCGACGTGGTCGGCGTCGGCCTGACCCCGGCCAATGCGAAGAAGGACTACCAGGGCGATCAACTCGCCGCCTGGCAAAAGCAAGTGTCCTACCCGACCTTGAAACTGGCCCAGCCGATCTTCATTGGCACCGGCGCCGAGGACAAGACCCCGGCAGCCGCGACCCAGGTGGCACTGATGCAAGACGCCTGCAAGACCGGCTCGGTAGTCGAGGGCCATCTGTACAAGGGCCTGGGCCACAGCGAAACAGTCAACGCGTCGCTCAAGGACTCGGTGCCCTTCGCCCACAAGGTGATCAACGACCAGCCTGTCACCCCGATCTGCAACCCCAGCGTGCAGTAA
- a CDS encoding peroxidase-related enzyme (This protein belongs to a clade of uncharacterized proteins related to peroxidases such as the alkylhydroperoxidase AhpD.): protein MSSGISHFPVPHTLEQLPADLRERILAVQEKAGFVPNVFLMLAHRPAEFRAFFAYHDALMDRESESLTAAEKEMIVVATSARHGCLYCVVAHGAILRIYSKDPLLADQLAINHRTAPIGERQRLMLDFAFHLGAAGGALDDSWRERLQAVGFSDEDIWDIGAVTAFFSLSNRLVSLAGTPPNPEFYLMGRVPRSAK, encoded by the coding sequence ATGTCTTCTGGCATCAGTCATTTCCCGGTTCCACATACCCTCGAGCAACTCCCCGCCGACCTGCGCGAGCGTATTCTCGCGGTGCAGGAGAAAGCCGGTTTTGTGCCAAACGTGTTCCTGATGCTGGCCCACCGGCCGGCGGAATTTCGCGCGTTTTTTGCCTACCACGATGCCCTGATGGATCGTGAGTCCGAGAGCCTCACGGCGGCGGAGAAGGAGATGATCGTGGTCGCCACCAGCGCGCGCCACGGTTGCCTGTATTGCGTGGTGGCCCATGGCGCGATCCTGCGCATCTACAGCAAGGACCCGCTGTTGGCCGATCAGTTGGCGATCAACCATCGCACCGCGCCGATTGGCGAGCGCCAGCGGCTGATGCTCGATTTTGCCTTTCACCTCGGCGCCGCTGGCGGCGCGCTCGACGATAGCTGGCGCGAGCGCCTGCAGGCAGTGGGCTTCAGTGACGAGGACATCTGGGACATCGGCGCGGTGACGGCCTTTTTCAGCCTTTCCAACCGCCTGGTGTCCTTGGCCGGAACGCCACCCAACCCGGAGTTCTACCTGATGGGCCGTGTGCCAAGAAGTGCGAAATGA
- a CDS encoding LLM class flavin-dependent oxidoreductase: protein MSIEFFTRLPLHGETQFLPGDPRNRGDWHRGGPSTGAVSAFSVGDHFTYIDYLGQIAKAAEINGFGGALMVNAPSGEEPWTVCSLLARETRTLKFVTAFQPYHYTPWVAVQQAATYQRATGNRLVWNIINGGSDAIQRQVGDFSDHDERYARAIEFMDVVKGYWHNENFHYDGRFYKAEGGGLRGPLKKAELPLICTAGSSIAAREFAAKHADFYLMRAEHPDQIAALIADIRQRALQYGRSDIRFGLSIDVITRETEELARTEAKRFFDEGLAKGAVKAVAAHAGLRTARKLSYESDFAEKAQTQDFEDFFIHPNVWTGFGYIGIPPGCALVGSYENVVARIREYHALGIDLFFLAGYPHLEEAYRLGEHILPHFRNERAALSRTPEPLLQLRSANGPTGA, encoded by the coding sequence ATGAGCATTGAATTCTTCACCCGCCTGCCCCTGCATGGCGAAACCCAATTCCTCCCCGGCGACCCGCGCAACCGTGGCGACTGGCACCGCGGCGGTCCGAGCACCGGTGCCGTGTCGGCGTTCAGTGTCGGTGATCACTTCACCTACATCGACTACCTCGGGCAGATCGCCAAGGCCGCCGAGATCAACGGCTTTGGCGGCGCACTGATGGTCAACGCACCGTCCGGCGAAGAGCCATGGACAGTCTGCTCGCTGCTGGCCCGCGAGACCCGTACGTTGAAATTCGTCACCGCGTTCCAGCCCTATCACTACACGCCCTGGGTCGCGGTGCAGCAGGCCGCGACCTACCAGCGCGCCACCGGCAATCGCCTGGTGTGGAACATCATCAATGGCGGCTCGGATGCGATCCAGCGCCAGGTCGGCGACTTCAGCGATCACGATGAGCGTTATGCACGGGCCATCGAGTTCATGGACGTGGTCAAGGGCTATTGGCACAACGAGAACTTCCACTACGACGGGCGCTTCTACAAGGCCGAGGGTGGTGGCCTGCGCGGGCCTTTGAAGAAAGCCGAACTGCCGCTGATCTGCACCGCCGGCTCGTCGATTGCCGCGCGCGAATTTGCCGCCAAACACGCGGACTTCTACCTGATGCGGGCCGAGCATCCGGATCAAATCGCCGCGCTGATCGCCGACATTCGCCAACGCGCACTGCAGTACGGGCGCAGCGACATTCGCTTCGGCCTGTCGATCGACGTGATCACCCGCGAGACCGAAGAACTGGCGCGCACCGAGGCCAAGCGCTTCTTCGACGAAGGCCTGGCCAAGGGTGCGGTCAAGGCCGTGGCCGCCCATGCCGGGCTGCGCACCGCGCGCAAGCTGAGCTATGAAAGTGACTTCGCAGAGAAAGCCCAGACCCAGGACTTCGAAGACTTTTTCATTCACCCCAACGTCTGGACCGGCTTTGGCTACATCGGCATCCCGCCGGGCTGCGCGCTGGTCGGCAGCTACGAAAACGTGGTGGCGCGGATCCGCGAGTACCACGCGCTGGGCATCGACCTGTTCTTCCTCGCCGGCTACCCGCACCTGGAAGAAGCCTATCGCCTGGGCGAGCACATCCTGCCGCACTTTCGCAACGAACGCGCCGCCCTGAGCCGCACGCCCGAACCACTGCTGCAACTGCGCTCGGCCAACGGCCCGACGGGAGCCTGA
- a CDS encoding ABC transporter substrate-binding protein yields MKRLWRNSLVALTGLLLTATALAEQAPASVKIAIVAFTQGGKPVFGGIAGRVIEDGWLEQQLSQRGIKLEWIALPHAGAGPQINEGFSNNSIDFAVRGDLPSVIAGAGGVPGKLIVPGGSGNNIYLVVPANSPAKSIEDLKGKRLALHRGRPWEFAFSNFLASQDLKLNDFKIANLNPQVGAAAVSAGKVDAAVLLSEAYALEDKGVGRILWSSKQGANDWRLISDLWGTELFVQQHPDLTQLLATAWVKAAWWISQTQNQDAYYQLSSRAGTAESVLRRDDQDDPVAWKERWAPKSDQQLKAHYQALTAYALANQLIRDNYDISSSLATGFTNQALIDLQLTDYWPALRGQVTRNP; encoded by the coding sequence ATGAAACGTTTATGGCGCAACAGCCTGGTCGCCTTGACCGGATTACTACTCACCGCCACGGCCTTGGCCGAACAGGCGCCGGCTTCGGTGAAAATCGCCATCGTCGCGTTCACCCAGGGTGGCAAGCCGGTGTTCGGTGGCATCGCCGGGCGAGTCATCGAGGACGGCTGGCTTGAGCAGCAACTGAGCCAACGCGGGATCAAGCTGGAGTGGATCGCCCTGCCCCACGCCGGCGCCGGCCCGCAGATCAACGAAGGCTTCAGCAACAACAGCATCGACTTCGCCGTGCGCGGTGACCTGCCCTCGGTGATCGCCGGTGCGGGCGGCGTGCCGGGCAAATTGATCGTGCCCGGCGGCAGCGGCAACAACATCTACCTGGTGGTGCCGGCCAACTCGCCCGCCAAGAGCATCGAGGACCTCAAGGGCAAGCGCCTGGCCCTGCATCGTGGCCGTCCGTGGGAGTTCGCCTTCAGCAACTTCCTCGCCAGCCAGGACCTCAAGCTCAACGACTTCAAGATCGCCAACCTCAACCCGCAAGTCGGCGCGGCCGCGGTCTCCGCCGGCAAAGTGGATGCGGCGGTCCTGCTCAGCGAAGCCTATGCCCTGGAAGACAAGGGCGTCGGCAGGATTCTCTGGTCGAGCAAACAAGGCGCCAACGACTGGCGGCTGATCTCCGACCTCTGGGGCACCGAACTGTTCGTGCAGCAGCACCCGGACCTCACCCAACTGCTCGCCACCGCCTGGGTCAAGGCCGCTTGGTGGATCTCCCAGACCCAGAACCAGGACGCCTACTACCAGCTCTCGTCCCGCGCCGGCACTGCCGAAAGTGTGTTGCGCCGCGACGACCAGGACGACCCGGTGGCCTGGAAAGAGCGCTGGGCGCCGAAAAGCGACCAGCAACTCAAGGCCCACTACCAGGCCCTCACCGCCTACGCCCTGGCCAACCAGCTGATTCGCGACAACTACGACATCAGCTCATCGCTGGCCACCGGCTTCACCAACCAGGCGCTGATCGACCTGCAACTCACCGACTACTGGCCAGCGCTGCGCGGCCAGGTCACCCGTAATCCTTGA
- a CDS encoding ABC transporter substrate-binding protein, protein MDNDHAWLSRRDFLGHSALLGGGLLLGGGLLSGCGPDSQPAATTTASDQPRYGGRLRLGILDGNQSGNLDAHKPIGSGIVRGFALYSKLWEWDEQMQPRLALAEFAEPNADASSWTLRLRPGLEFHHGKTIDADDLIFSIRRLTDPQLASPYAALLHWVDRDNLVKLDQRTVRLNFREGRSYMPLAETWVNFGGIVPVDYHPVSNPVGAGPYKLKSFTPGQRSLFTRFENYYKEGKPYADELEIIDFKDQVSRLAALRSGQIDMANVMPTEQLQVLQRDPRLRVLKSVTGNWLSFDMNLDKPPFNDPRVREAFRLLADREELVRRALNGQGRVANDLYAPSDPTFNHSLGPRPYDPQRAAQLLKEAGHEHLELELVTTPGPGLTSALVLAEQAKRIGVTLKVRQVDLATFQGPQRSDWTLSTGGSIGAPFLASAIHTDAPFAVANKTHFNDPQFSALFLQAMAQPDLEKRKALVHQVQQIQYERGGMLIWGYADLLDSVSTRVGGATPEESLFSTWRFERLWLNDTA, encoded by the coding sequence ATGGACAACGATCATGCATGGCTCAGCCGCCGCGACTTTCTCGGCCACAGCGCCCTGCTCGGCGGCGGTCTGCTGTTGGGCGGTGGCCTGCTGAGCGGCTGCGGCCCGGACAGTCAACCCGCCGCCACAACCACCGCCAGTGACCAACCGCGCTATGGCGGTCGCCTGCGCCTGGGCATTCTCGACGGCAACCAGAGCGGCAACCTCGACGCCCATAAACCCATCGGCAGCGGCATCGTTCGCGGCTTTGCCCTGTACAGCAAGTTGTGGGAGTGGGACGAACAGATGCAGCCACGCCTGGCCCTGGCCGAGTTCGCCGAACCGAATGCCGACGCCAGCAGCTGGACCCTGCGCCTGCGCCCGGGCCTGGAGTTCCACCACGGCAAGACCATCGATGCCGACGACCTGATCTTCTCCATCCGCCGCCTCACCGATCCGCAGCTGGCGTCGCCCTACGCCGCGCTGCTGCACTGGGTCGACCGCGACAACCTGGTCAAGCTCGACCAGCGCACCGTGCGCCTGAATTTCCGTGAAGGCCGCAGCTACATGCCGTTGGCCGAAACCTGGGTCAACTTCGGCGGCATCGTGCCCGTGGACTATCACCCGGTCAGCAACCCGGTGGGCGCCGGCCCCTACAAACTGAAAAGCTTCACCCCCGGCCAGCGCTCGTTGTTCACCCGCTTCGAGAACTACTACAAGGAGGGCAAGCCCTACGCCGACGAACTGGAGATCATCGACTTCAAGGACCAGGTCTCACGCCTGGCGGCCCTGCGATCCGGGCAGATCGACATGGCCAACGTGATGCCCACCGAACAGTTGCAAGTGCTGCAGCGCGACCCGCGACTCAGGGTGCTGAAATCGGTGACCGGCAACTGGTTGTCGTTCGACATGAACCTCGACAAGCCGCCGTTCAACGACCCCAGGGTGCGCGAGGCGTTTCGCCTGCTGGCCGATCGCGAAGAACTGGTGCGCCGCGCCCTCAACGGACAGGGCCGGGTGGCCAACGACCTGTACGCGCCGAGCGATCCGACCTTCAACCACAGCCTCGGCCCGCGCCCCTACGACCCGCAACGCGCGGCGCAATTGCTCAAGGAAGCCGGCCATGAACACCTGGAACTGGAACTGGTAACCACCCCGGGACCGGGGCTGACCTCGGCACTGGTGCTAGCCGAACAGGCCAAGCGCATAGGCGTCACCTTGAAGGTCAGGCAGGTCGACCTGGCCACCTTCCAGGGGCCCCAGCGCAGCGACTGGACCCTGAGCACCGGCGGCAGCATCGGCGCGCCGTTCCTGGCCAGCGCGATCCACACCGACGCGCCCTTTGCCGTGGCGAACAAGACCCACTTCAACGACCCGCAGTTCAGCGCGCTGTTCCTGCAGGCCATGGCCCAGCCCGACCTGGAGAAGCGCAAGGCCCTGGTGCACCAGGTCCAGCAGATCCAGTACGAGCGTGGCGGCATGCTGATCTGGGGTTATGCCGACCTGCTCGACAGCGTCTCGACCCGGGTCGGTGGCGCCACGCCGGAAGAGTCTCTGTTCAGCACCTGGCGCTTTGAACGGCTGTGGTTGAACGACACCGCTTGA